Proteins encoded by one window of Salvia splendens isolate huo1 chromosome 5, SspV2, whole genome shotgun sequence:
- the LOC121805736 gene encoding uncharacterized protein LOC121805736, translated as MLMERARKWKCEKMLTASMKMLLVFLSEGSLAMMVLKREKQMGRKMMRAGKPGMLADGEESTEVNVQESADSMDETPDFVAENKENCDVNAESMKGTRLRKPSNDSIAVPASSAKET; from the coding sequence ATGCTGATGGAGAGGGCTCGGAAGTGGAAATGCGAGAAGATGCTGACAGCATCGATGAAGATGCTATTAGTGTTTCTAAGCGAAGGAAGCTTAGCAATGATGGTGCTGAAGCGGGAGAAGCAGATGGGGCGAAAGATGATGAGGGCGGGAAAACCAGGCATGCTTGCTGATGGAGAAGAGAGCACAGAAGTGAATGTGCAAGAAAGTGCAGACAGCATGGACGAAACACCAGACTTTGTTGCTGAAAACAAAGAGAACTGCGATGTGAATGCTGAAAGCATGAAGGGGACAAGGCTGAGGAAGCCTTCAAATGACTCAATAGCTGTTCCTGCTTCCTCCGCAAAAGAAACCTGA
- the LOC121805735 gene encoding E3 ubiquitin-protein ligase ORTHRUS 2-like, with protein MAQVSELPCDGEGVCMVCKQKPAEAEVLACKTCVTPWHVACLTSARPQTLADTAHWECPDCSDLSCAAPAVSGGGLVEKIRAIEADASLTDLEKARRRQELLGGAKEGEEAEGKGKETDGDGAGSVLGILGDQFNCSICMQLLDRPVSTPCGHNFCLKCFQKWTGQQRMKTCAICRKMIPVKMAKEPRINSAIVMAIRMAKASQSNISVGPAKISHFIHNQDRPDKAFTTERAKKTGKANACSGKIFVTIPSDFLGPITPEYDPTRGLGVMVGETWEDRMECRQWGAHFPHVAGIGGQSNHGAQSVALSGGYEDDEDHGEWFLYTGSGGRDLTGNKRTNKKQSFDQSFKSSNEALRVSCREGYPVRVVRSHKEKRSSYAPEGGVRYDGVYRIEKCWRKAGQQGFVVCRYLFVRCDNDPAPWTIDTHGDRPRPLPSIPELKQAKDITERKKSPAWDFDEQKGVWTWTRPQPPSQKTLVDGDKVKITKRKNRSGTGSVKEKLLKEFSCLICRKVMVQPLTTPCAHNFCKVCLEGAFAGQSHVKERKNGGRTLRAQKNVMKCPSCPQDISEFLQNPQVHALYLLYFCLDFHLAEYSSRGLFLDARCNIKWLC; from the exons ATGGCGCAAGTTAGCGAGCTCCCCTGCGACGGCGAGGGCGTGTGCATGGTCTGCAAGCAGAAGCCGGCGGAGGCGGAGGTCCTCGCGTGCAAGACGTGCGTCACGCCGTGGCACGTCGCGTGCCTCACCTCCGCGCGGCCGCAAACCCTAGCGGACACGGCGCACTGGGAGTGCCCCGACTGCTCCGATCTCTCCTGCGCCGCGCCGGCCGTCTCCGGGGGCGGGCTGGTGGAGAAGATCCGCGCGATCGAGGCCGATGCGTCGCTCACGGACCTGGAGAAGGCGAGGAGGCGGCAGGAGCTGCTCGGGGGGGCGAAGGAGGGCGAGGAGGCGgaggggaaggggaaggagaCGGACGGGGACGGCGCTGGCAGTGTTTTGGGGATTTTGGGGGACCAGTTCAACTGCTCCATTTGCATGCAGCTTCTAGATCGACCTGTTTCG ACACCATGCGGTCACAACTTCTGCTTGAAATGCTTTCAAAAATGGACTGGGCAACAACGCATGAAGACTTGTGCTATTTGTCGGAAGATGATTCCTGTCAAGATGGCAAAGGAGCCTCGAATCAACTCTGCCATTGTTATGGCAATCAGAATGGCTAAAGCTTCCCAGTCTAACATCTCTGTAGGCCCTGCAAAGATATCCCATTTTATCCACAACCAGGATCGCCCCGACAAAGCATTTACCACAGAGCGAGCGAAAAAAACCGGAAAGGCTAATGCATGCAGTGGGAAGATTTTTGTCACAATCCCTTCAGATTTTCTTGGTCCAATTACACCAGAGTATGACCCGACAAGGGGCTTAGGTGTTATGGTTGGAGAAACATGGGAAGATAGGATGGAATGCAGGCAGTGGGGCGCTCACTTCCCCCATGTTGCAGGTATTGGGGGCCAGTCTAATCATGGGGCCCAGTCGGTTGCACTCTCGGGTGGCTATGAAGATGATGAGGATCATGGAGAATGGTTTCTCTACACGGGGAG TGGTGGACGTGATCTTACTGGGAATAAACGGACGAATAAGAAGCAGTCGTTTGACCAGAGCTTTAAAAGCTCCAACGAAGCTTTAAGAGTCAGTTGCCGTGAGGGCTATCCCGTACGAGTTGTGAG GTCCCATAAAGAAAAGCGGTCTTCTTATGCACCAGAGGGGGGTGTACGCTATGATGGGGTTTACAGGATTGAGAAGTGCTGGCGCAAGGCTGGCCAACAA GGATTTGTGGTCTGCCGATATCTGTTTGTTCGTTGTGATAATGATCCAGCACCGTGGACCAT TGACACCCACGGAGATCGTCCAAGACCCTTACCTTCAATTCCTGAGTTGAAGCAAGCTAAGGATATTACTGAAAGGAAAAAGAGTCCTGCCTGGGATTTTGAT GAGCAAAAGGGTGTCTGGACTTGGACAAGACCTCAACCGCCCAGTCAAAAAACACTTGTTGACGGTGATAAAGTAAAGATCACCAAGAGAAAAAACCGAAGTGGGACTGGGTCTGTTAAGGAAAAGCTTTTGAAAG AATTTAGTTGCCTCATCTGTCGGAAAGTGATGGTTCAGCCACTCACCACTCCCTGTGCTCATAACTTCTGTAAGGTGTGCTTAGAGGGTGCCTTTGCTGGCCAATCTCACGtcaaagagagaaaaaatggaGGGAGGACACTTCGTGCACAAAAAAATGTCATGAAATGCCCATCTTGCCCACAAGATATTTCCGAGTTCCTCCAAAATCCTCAGGTACATgcatta tatttgttataTTTCTGTTTGGATTTTCATCTGGCCGAATATAGCTCGCGAGGCTTATTCTTGGATGCTAGATGTAACATAAAATGGTTGTGCTAA